The following proteins are encoded in a genomic region of Planococcus lenghuensis:
- a CDS encoding P1 family peptidase — MKKGSRNTITDVAGVKIGHVTLYDKLSDRDTVCTGVTAILPHTGNIFEEKVRAASFVLNGFGKTAGLVQVNELGMLESPIMLTNTFSVAAVLQGTMEWMLEENPEIGDSTSSLNIVVGECNDSHLNSMRLMAVKPEHAREAIKKADTDFAQGAVGAGKGMICYGVKGGIGSASRLAEDGDLSYTVGALLLTNFGRKGEFRGADFSGADPKKPDGSVMMILATDAPLESRQLERLAKRAAIGLGRTGTTVHNGSGDIVIAFSTAAKISHRAEGAFSSDWLLRDSHPIMSELFGAAVEATEEAVYQSIRHAETTEGRLGRVVEKGEF, encoded by the coding sequence ATGAAAAAAGGAAGCCGCAATACGATCACAGATGTGGCCGGTGTAAAAATCGGGCATGTAACACTTTATGACAAGCTCTCCGACCGGGATACTGTCTGTACCGGTGTAACGGCCATTCTGCCGCATACCGGGAATATATTCGAAGAAAAAGTACGGGCAGCAAGCTTTGTGCTGAACGGGTTCGGGAAAACTGCCGGACTTGTACAAGTAAACGAGCTGGGCATGCTGGAGTCGCCGATCATGCTGACGAACACATTCAGCGTGGCAGCAGTACTGCAGGGGACGATGGAGTGGATGCTTGAAGAGAATCCGGAAATCGGCGATTCAACGAGCTCGCTCAATATCGTGGTCGGCGAGTGCAATGACAGTCACCTGAATTCCATGCGGCTCATGGCAGTGAAGCCGGAGCATGCCCGGGAAGCGATCAAAAAGGCCGATACCGACTTTGCCCAAGGTGCAGTGGGAGCCGGCAAAGGCATGATCTGCTACGGCGTGAAAGGCGGCATCGGTTCTGCCAGCCGTCTGGCAGAAGATGGCGATCTGTCTTATACGGTCGGCGCTCTTTTATTGACCAATTTTGGCCGTAAAGGTGAATTCCGGGGAGCGGATTTCAGCGGGGCCGACCCGAAGAAGCCGGATGGATCGGTCATGATGATTCTTGCAACAGATGCGCCGCTTGAGAGCCGGCAATTGGAGCGGCTCGCCAAACGGGCTGCCATCGGCCTTGGCCGGACAGGCACGACCGTCCATAACGGCAGCGGCGATATCGTGATCGCCTTTTCGACCGCCGCGAAAATCAGTCACCGGGCAGAAGGCGCCTTCAGCAGTGACTGGCTGCTGCGGGACAGTCACCCGATCATGAGCGAATTGTTCGGAGCTGCCGTGGAAGCCACCGAAGAAGCCGTTTATCAATCAATCCGGCATGCGGAAACGACAGAAGGCCGGTTAGGCAGAGTCGTGGAAAAAGGAGAATTTTAG
- a CDS encoding CvfB family protein, translated as MPLEPGITAILRVLDRSSSKWVLTDGTEEVAMNESELEEGQETADEIEVFLYRNRQGGLSATPLIPHIVKGTFGWAKVLKASKRDGAIVDIGTTREVYVQPEDLPRFEELWPKPGDEIFMTLRTDNSGDLFGRLATEERVLELIAEAPPEVFNKDLRARAYRLLPVGTFMLTVPELYRVFVHETEREAEPRLGEEKTVRIIDVKEDGTLNGSLLPRKQERLGTDAEAILRYLDQTGGEMPFTDKSTPDEIREMFNMSKAAFKRALGTLMKNGQIIQEDGWTKRVR; from the coding sequence ATGCCACTCGAACCAGGAATAACAGCGATTCTCCGTGTGCTTGACCGGTCATCATCAAAATGGGTGCTGACGGACGGGACGGAAGAAGTCGCGATGAATGAATCGGAACTTGAAGAAGGTCAGGAAACGGCTGATGAAATCGAGGTATTTCTCTACCGCAACAGGCAAGGCGGGCTGTCTGCGACACCGCTGATCCCGCATATCGTCAAAGGAACGTTCGGCTGGGCGAAAGTGCTGAAGGCATCCAAGCGGGACGGGGCTATTGTCGATATCGGCACAACCCGGGAAGTTTATGTGCAGCCGGAAGATCTGCCGCGGTTTGAAGAGCTGTGGCCAAAGCCGGGAGACGAAATCTTTATGACACTCCGTACTGATAATAGCGGGGACCTTTTCGGCCGGCTGGCAACGGAAGAACGGGTTTTGGAACTCATTGCAGAAGCGCCGCCGGAAGTGTTCAATAAAGATTTGCGTGCCCGCGCTTACCGGCTGTTGCCGGTCGGCACGTTTATGCTGACGGTGCCGGAATTGTACCGGGTGTTCGTCCATGAAACGGAACGGGAAGCTGAACCGCGGCTCGGCGAAGAAAAGACGGTCCGGATTATCGATGTAAAAGAAGACGGCACATTGAACGGTTCCTTATTGCCGCGGAAGCAAGAGCGGCTGGGCACGGATGCAGAAGCCATTTTGCGCTATCTGGATCAGACCGGCGGTGAAATGCCGTTTACGGACAAGTCCACGCCAGATGAAATCCGGGAAATGTTCAATATGAGCAAGGCTGCGTTCAAGCGGGCGCTCGGGACGCTGATGAAGAACGGACAGATCATTCAGGAGGACGGCTGGACAAAACGAGTCCGCTGA
- a CDS encoding GNAT family N-acetyltransferase produces MEFKFTELGHDHFAFRNEKSGDTLAEITWTQMADVMVVEHTFVDPSLRGQGIAKQLLDRTADYARENQYRIEPVCSYVVTAFERSNEYDDLKV; encoded by the coding sequence ATGGAGTTTAAGTTTACTGAACTGGGGCATGATCATTTTGCATTTCGTAATGAAAAGAGCGGAGATACATTAGCTGAAATTACGTGGACACAGATGGCGGATGTAATGGTGGTGGAGCATACCTTTGTGGATCCGTCGCTGCGGGGACAGGGCATCGCCAAGCAATTGCTTGACCGGACTGCCGATTATGCCCGTGAGAACCAGTACAGAATTGAACCGGTCTGTTCCTACGTCGTGACAGCTTTTGAACGCTCAAATGAATACGATGACCTCAAAGTCTGA
- a CDS encoding fluoride efflux transporter FluC: MIGVAIGGFFGAIVRYLVYLAIEQSDRHKKWATFSVNSIGSFLTGLSLSTSEFWMTGFLGAFTTFSTFALDAVKELQNGKIILTVFYISATLLAGLGLFTIGFIISQ, encoded by the coding sequence ATGATCGGCGTTGCCATCGGCGGCTTTTTTGGCGCTATCGTCCGCTACTTGGTATATTTGGCTATCGAACAGTCTGACCGGCACAAAAAATGGGCGACTTTTTCAGTGAATAGCATCGGATCGTTTCTAACGGGGCTGTCTCTCAGCACCAGTGAGTTCTGGATGACCGGATTTCTCGGCGCATTTACTACGTTTTCAACGTTCGCTTTAGATGCTGTGAAAGAACTTCAAAACGGCAAAATAATCTTAACTGTCTTTTATATCAGTGCTACACTGCTTGCAGGTCTTGGTCTGTTCACTATCGGTTTCATTATTAGCCAATGA
- a CDS encoding DUF1002 domain-containing protein translates to MKKIQSMLLVLLAFALLVPAAASANVGINEKFGPSIVVYGGDLSEAERESVQESLEVAEEPEVEEIEVTGEDLVQYITDGDPRARMYSSAKITRQEEGEGLVIEIVTPENITQVTADMYANAILTAGIEDAVVEVAAPKPVTGHSALVGIYKAYEVNGEQLDPERTDAANDELEVATEIAGNGIDEEQVSELLTGIKQQIAEQSPATREEVEQIVEDQLSRLQIELNPEDRQLLIDLMDRIRQLDIDFSQWSTQLEDLSKTIEDTLGNVSDAVNDEGFWANVRSFFRQLADSVRSLFN, encoded by the coding sequence ATGAAAAAGATTCAATCCATGCTGCTCGTTCTGCTGGCGTTCGCATTACTTGTTCCTGCAGCCGCTTCAGCGAATGTCGGCATCAATGAAAAATTCGGTCCGTCAATCGTCGTATACGGCGGAGATCTTTCGGAAGCAGAGCGTGAGAGTGTCCAGGAAAGCCTTGAAGTGGCGGAAGAACCGGAAGTGGAAGAAATTGAAGTGACAGGTGAAGATCTTGTACAGTACATTACGGATGGTGATCCGCGGGCAAGAATGTATTCATCAGCTAAAATTACCCGCCAGGAAGAAGGCGAAGGCCTGGTGATTGAAATTGTCACACCGGAAAATATCACACAAGTAACCGCGGATATGTATGCTAATGCCATCCTGACAGCGGGCATTGAAGATGCAGTTGTCGAAGTGGCGGCACCAAAACCGGTTACGGGTCATTCAGCGCTTGTCGGAATTTATAAAGCATATGAAGTGAATGGTGAACAGCTGGATCCGGAACGGACAGACGCGGCGAACGATGAACTTGAAGTCGCGACTGAAATTGCCGGCAATGGCATCGATGAAGAACAGGTGAGTGAACTGCTGACCGGCATCAAACAGCAGATTGCAGAACAAAGTCCGGCAACCCGGGAAGAAGTGGAACAGATCGTGGAAGATCAGCTGTCCCGTCTGCAGATCGAGCTGAATCCGGAAGACCGGCAGCTGCTGATTGATCTGATGGACCGGATCCGTCAGCTCGACATCGATTTTTCGCAATGGTCCACGCAACTTGAAGATTTGAGCAAGACGATTGAAGATACACTTGGCAATGTGAGTGACGCTGTAAATGATGAAGGATTTTGGGCCAATGTCCGAAGTTTCTTCCGTCAGCTGGCGGATTCAGTCCGTTCACTATTCAATTAA
- a CDS encoding GNAT family N-acetyltransferase yields the protein MALKLTEWTMQEQEQLIEFMTGNSWPYHGLEHPVRELIEKTITEGGYKSDRVRTFWLENEEGKQIGLIKIYDLQDDIPLFDLRIAGPYRGKGYGPQALRLMTEFVFSLPDKKVRLEGNTRHDNFAMRKAFERAGFVKEAHIRNGWFSPKENKYYDAVTYGITREDWEAGTTTPVHWEDGGKQENPSFNPVLFDFPEQFESERLLIRAPKREDAAQTYEAMQHSQEALRNWMPFARQKPVMEQVEANLVQAVADFQLRKDLRLHFFLKETGEFIGSSGLHRFDWTVRKFEIGYWVDSRFEGKGYVSEAVDRITRFAFEELGANRVEIRCDTENVRSRAVAERLGFDLEGVLRKDSLSVSGGSLRDTCIYAKVKG from the coding sequence ATGGCGTTAAAACTGACAGAATGGACAATGCAGGAACAGGAGCAGCTGATTGAATTCATGACCGGTAATTCCTGGCCTTATCACGGACTTGAGCATCCGGTCCGCGAATTGATTGAGAAAACAATCACGGAAGGCGGCTATAAATCAGATCGGGTACGGACGTTCTGGTTGGAAAATGAAGAGGGCAAGCAAATCGGCCTTATTAAAATATATGATTTACAGGATGATATCCCATTATTCGATTTACGCATCGCCGGACCGTACCGCGGCAAAGGATATGGCCCGCAGGCACTCCGGCTCATGACGGAGTTTGTGTTTTCGCTGCCAGATAAAAAAGTCCGGCTTGAAGGAAATACCCGGCATGATAATTTTGCCATGCGGAAAGCGTTCGAGCGGGCAGGCTTTGTGAAAGAGGCGCATATCCGCAACGGCTGGTTCTCGCCAAAGGAAAACAAATACTATGATGCAGTGACATATGGCATCACCCGGGAGGACTGGGAAGCCGGCACAACAACACCGGTCCATTGGGAAGATGGCGGCAAGCAGGAAAACCCGTCATTCAATCCGGTGCTCTTTGATTTCCCGGAGCAGTTCGAGTCAGAGCGCCTGCTGATCCGGGCGCCGAAGCGGGAAGATGCAGCACAGACCTATGAAGCGATGCAGCACTCTCAGGAAGCGCTGCGCAATTGGATGCCGTTCGCCCGCCAAAAACCGGTGATGGAGCAGGTGGAAGCGAATCTCGTCCAAGCGGTGGCGGATTTCCAGCTGCGTAAAGATCTCCGTCTCCACTTCTTTCTGAAAGAAACCGGTGAATTCATTGGTTCTTCAGGTCTCCACCGATTTGACTGGACTGTCCGGAAATTCGAAATCGGCTATTGGGTGGACAGCCGGTTTGAAGGCAAAGGATATGTGTCGGAAGCGGTGGACCGGATTACCCGGTTCGCTTTTGAGGAACTCGGAGCGAACCGCGTTGAAATCCGTTGTGATACGGAAAACGTCCGCAGCCGGGCCGTCGCCGAGCGGCTCGGATTCGACTTGGAAGGCGTGCTCCGGAAAGACAGTTTATCCGTCTCGGGAGGAAGTCTCCGGGATACATGCATATATGCAAAAGTGAAGGGATGA
- a CDS encoding fluoride efflux transporter FluC, translating to MKKLLAVGFGGMLGTVLRAAVYAAIPGNISLWIVNLTGSFLLGWLSIRLSKSMSQEVRLLLTTGLLGSFTTFSAFSAQWSEVLTATPAYGLIYGIIMTATAIAMAALGVQCGMKGVER from the coding sequence ATGAAAAAACTATTAGCAGTCGGATTCGGCGGGATGCTCGGAACTGTATTGCGGGCTGCAGTCTATGCAGCCATACCTGGAAATATCAGTTTATGGATCGTCAATTTAACCGGCAGCTTCCTGCTAGGCTGGCTTTCCATCCGGCTCAGTAAGAGTATGAGCCAGGAAGTAAGACTACTGCTGACGACTGGACTCCTCGGATCTTTTACAACTTTCTCCGCTTTTTCCGCCCAGTGGTCTGAAGTCCTCACAGCTACGCCTGCCTATGGATTGATATATGGAATAATAATGACGGCAACAGCGATTGCGATGGCGGCACTTGGTGTCCAATGCGGTATGAAAGGAGTGGAAAGATGA
- a CDS encoding ring-cleaving dioxygenase, translating to MKLEGIHHVSAITADADKNHDFFTRILGMRLVKKSVNQDNTSSYHLFYADAKGTPGTDMTYFDIPMAGRTYPGVSSISNTSFRVKSPEALDYWIRRFDEFNVPHGEISERFGRQVLSFQDFEGSRLLLTVDDGTGIPYGIPWTKADVPEEFAVVGLGPVTLTVRKAESTAAVLTDIMNFKEIGSYEAFESGMPDIQVFSTGEGGPAGEVHLETRTDLPPERPGRGSVHHVAFRVKTYEEYAKWNGYLNEHGFRTSGEVDRYYFKAIYFREPNGILFELSTDEPGFATDEPLESLGEELALPPFLEPRRKQIEASLRPLTINT from the coding sequence ATGAAACTGGAAGGCATCCATCATGTTTCAGCAATTACAGCAGACGCGGATAAGAACCACGATTTTTTCACGCGGATCTTGGGCATGCGGCTCGTGAAGAAAAGTGTCAATCAGGATAATACATCTTCTTATCATTTGTTTTATGCCGACGCAAAAGGAACTCCGGGTACGGATATGACATATTTTGATATCCCTATGGCCGGCCGGACGTATCCCGGTGTATCAAGCATCAGTAATACATCATTCCGGGTGAAAAGTCCGGAAGCGCTCGATTATTGGATCCGCCGATTTGATGAATTCAACGTACCGCATGGTGAGATCAGTGAGCGGTTCGGCCGGCAGGTCCTGTCGTTTCAGGACTTTGAAGGCTCCCGTCTGCTTCTGACAGTTGATGACGGAACGGGCATCCCGTATGGAATTCCTTGGACAAAAGCTGACGTGCCGGAAGAATTTGCGGTTGTCGGTCTTGGCCCTGTCACACTGACCGTCCGAAAAGCGGAATCGACAGCAGCGGTATTAACTGATATTATGAATTTTAAGGAAATTGGTTCTTATGAGGCTTTTGAGTCCGGCATGCCGGATATCCAGGTATTTTCAACTGGTGAAGGCGGTCCGGCCGGAGAAGTGCATCTGGAAACAAGAACTGATCTTCCGCCCGAACGTCCCGGCCGCGGAAGTGTCCACCATGTTGCATTTCGTGTAAAGACGTACGAGGAATATGCCAAATGGAACGGCTACTTGAATGAACATGGTTTTCGGACGTCCGGCGAAGTCGATCGCTATTATTTCAAAGCGATTTATTTCCGGGAGCCAAATGGCATTCTGTTTGAATTATCAACAGACGAACCGGGATTTGCCACGGATGAACCGTTGGAATCACTTGGAGAGGAATTGGCTTTGCCGCCATTTCTGGAACCGCGGCGCAAGCAGATCGAAGCATCACTTCGGCCGCTTACGATCAACACATAA
- the mntR gene encoding transcriptional regulator MntR, translating into MPTPSMEDHIEVITTLIEQKGYARVSDIAEALSVLPSSVTKMVQKLDKDGYLIYERYRGLVLTPKGEKLGKRLVQRHDLLEQLLRLIGVEEERIYGDVEGIEHHLSWNAIDRIADLVQVLEDSPDVIDKLRQLQAEQSSDT; encoded by the coding sequence TTGCCTACTCCAAGTATGGAAGACCATATTGAAGTCATCACGACATTAATTGAACAGAAAGGGTATGCCCGGGTTTCGGATATCGCAGAGGCATTGTCGGTACTGCCGTCATCCGTCACGAAAATGGTCCAGAAGCTCGATAAAGATGGCTATCTCATCTATGAACGGTACAGGGGTCTTGTCCTGACACCGAAGGGTGAAAAGCTTGGCAAGCGGCTTGTGCAGCGGCATGATCTTCTTGAGCAGCTGCTTCGGCTGATCGGTGTGGAAGAAGAGCGGATCTATGGGGATGTGGAAGGCATTGAGCATCATTTGAGCTGGAATGCGATCGATCGCATTGCCGACTTGGTTCAAGTGCTGGAAGACAGCCCGGACGTGATCGATAAATTACGCCAGCTGCAGGCGGAACAAAGCAGCGACACTTAA
- a CDS encoding lmo0937 family membrane protein has translation MARILWIILIVILAIWLVGFLLDFAGGLIHLLLIVAVVILLINLFSGRKRM, from the coding sequence ATGGCACGTATTTTATGGATTATTTTAATCGTAATTTTAGCAATTTGGCTCGTCGGCTTTTTGCTGGACTTCGCAGGTGGATTGATTCATCTACTTCTAATTGTCGCAGTAGTAATACTCCTTATTAACCTGTTCTCAGGAAGAAAACGAATGTAG
- a CDS encoding DUF4064 domain-containing protein: MDMYQSTFSRTGEKVLGIIGIVLNVIAIILVVMAVVEVGSGTFEADLEEFILTDPTLAPEDAEATLVALSGLTEAIEVFGWVIGISLVVSTILAIIAVINLNDNKKPVLAGVLFVIAGILSGIISLTALIFYIAAIMCFVRKPPLEDEQMIRVDEPVEIETQDEDDSPYRPL, encoded by the coding sequence ATGGATATGTATCAAAGCACGTTTTCCAGAACAGGCGAAAAAGTACTGGGGATTATCGGCATTGTATTGAATGTAATTGCCATCATTCTCGTTGTGATGGCAGTTGTTGAAGTTGGGAGCGGCACCTTTGAAGCGGACCTGGAGGAGTTTATCCTTACCGATCCGACGCTGGCACCGGAAGATGCGGAAGCGACGCTTGTCGCCTTGAGCGGTTTGACAGAGGCGATTGAAGTCTTTGGCTGGGTAATCGGCATTTCACTGGTGGTGTCGACGATCTTGGCTATTATTGCTGTCATTAATCTGAATGACAATAAAAAGCCGGTACTGGCGGGTGTCCTATTTGTCATTGCCGGGATTTTATCCGGAATTATCTCACTGACGGCATTAATTTTCTATATCGCTGCAATTATGTGTTTCGTCCGCAAGCCGCCGCTTGAGGATGAACAAATGATCCGGGTGGATGAACCGGTGGAAATTGAGACCCAAGACGAAGACGATTCACCATACCGTCCGCTGTAA